From the genome of Psychroserpens ponticola, one region includes:
- the deoC gene encoding deoxyribose-phosphate aldolase — translation MELNKYIDHTLLKSTATERDIIDLCNDAKKHRFYSVCVNSSYVPLVKQLLKGTSIKICTVVGFPLGASATEAKVFEAKQAIEAGAHEIDMVINIGFLKSKNYVEVFKDISDVKLAIGRTPLKVTIEISELSKNDIVKACEICLDAKANFVKTSTGFSKSGATLTAVKIMKKTLKNHAKIKALGGIDDYETAKKYIDIGVERLGTFSGIEIVSNKIINQNMN, via the coding sequence ATGGAATTAAATAAATACATAGACCATACTTTATTAAAGTCTACAGCCACTGAAAGAGATATTATCGATCTTTGTAATGATGCAAAAAAGCACAGATTTTACTCGGTTTGCGTCAACAGTAGTTATGTACCTCTTGTAAAACAATTATTAAAAGGAACCTCAATAAAAATATGTACTGTTGTAGGTTTTCCTCTTGGAGCAAGTGCTACAGAAGCTAAAGTTTTTGAAGCAAAACAAGCTATTGAAGCTGGAGCTCATGAAATCGATATGGTCATTAATATTGGTTTTTTAAAGAGTAAAAACTACGTTGAAGTCTTTAAAGATATAAGTGATGTTAAGCTAGCAATTGGCAGAACACCACTTAAAGTTACAATTGAAATAAGCGAATTATCAAAAAACGATATTGTTAAGGCATGTGAAATTTGTTTAGACGCCAAAGCTAACTTCGTAAAAACTTCAACTGGTTTTTCAAAAAGTGGAGCTACGCTTACTGCAGTTAAAATCATGAAGAAAACTCTAAAAAATCATGCAAAAATAAAAGCTCTTGGAGGAATTGATGATTATGAAACAGCTAAAAAATATATAGATATTGGAGTTGAACGGCTAGGTACTTTTTCAGGAATTGAAATCGTATCAAATAAAATTATCAACCAAAATATGAATTAA